In the Nitrospirales bacterium LBB_01 genome, one interval contains:
- a CDS encoding outer membrane protein assembly factor BamE — MKTKILIAVSFVLILSCTHTVKYTEQEIADYPQGVKELIRQGKIDFGMTPEQVRYSLGSPSDIRMLDVSPGNEGGDRIEWTYKRLHFYVTRLTFKKDKLVEIYSNDPEVKRSDR; from the coding sequence TTGAAAACTAAAATTTTGATAGCGGTTTCATTTGTGTTAATCCTATCGTGTACGCATACAGTAAAATACACTGAACAAGAGATAGCGGATTATCCTCAAGGCGTCAAGGAATTAATACGTCAGGGGAAAATTGATTTTGGCATGACCCCTGAACAGGTGAGGTACTCGCTTGGATCGCCCTCGGATATAAGGATGCTCGATGTGTCGCCCGGCAATGAAGGCGGCGACAGAATAGAGTGGACATATAAACGGCTGCACTTTTATGTTACGCGGTTGACTTTTAAGAAAGATAAACTTGTTGAAATATATAGTAACGATCCGGAAGTGAAAAGAAGTGACAGGTAA